In one window of Leptospira sp. WS92.C1 DNA:
- a CDS encoding outer membrane lipoprotein carrier protein LolA yields MAFLKIRRILPSAAALILVCGISISGDPGRDRLGALLGRMGEISSLRASVTINNEISGTLSFKKPNYLHVKFSDGRVVSSNGRFLWFYSPARAIVGKQDLRGSTGGIFGLLGGYEEVTQVGGSIRLKSPTKTYEEIVVTMNPDNTPKSLRMKHKGSGEYTSITFSGVQTNVGLSASLFNFSAPSSAQIVENPLNEKE; encoded by the coding sequence ATGGCATTTTTGAAAATCAGGAGAATACTCCCAAGTGCCGCAGCACTGATCCTAGTCTGCGGCATTTCTATTTCGGGGGATCCTGGACGCGACAGACTAGGCGCACTCTTGGGAAGAATGGGGGAAATTTCCAGTCTTCGAGCAAGCGTGACGATCAATAACGAAATTTCCGGAACACTTTCCTTTAAGAAACCGAACTATTTACACGTCAAATTTTCTGACGGCAGAGTTGTATCTTCCAACGGAAGATTTCTTTGGTTTTATTCTCCAGCAAGAGCGATCGTAGGTAAACAAGACCTTCGCGGAAGCACGGGTGGCATTTTTGGATTGTTAGGCGGCTACGAAGAAGTGACCCAGGTCGGAGGATCCATCCGACTCAAATCTCCGACAAAAACATACGAAGAAATCGTAGTAACGATGAACCCCGACAACACACCAAAATCTTTAAGAATGAAACACAAAGGAAGCGGAGAATACACTTCGATCACGTTTTCCGGTGTGCAGACAAACGTAGGTCTCTCTGCCTCTCTTTTTAACTTCAGCGCCCCGTCCAGCGCGCAGATCGTTGAAAATCCCTTAAACGAAAAGGAATAA
- a CDS encoding electron transfer flavoprotein subunit alpha/FixB family protein: protein MSNVLIVGELKDGELKKISREITSAGRKIADSIGGKVVALLIGSGVEKHAPELAAVGADTIITVNSGEYNAETYSNLVAEVIKAQNPAVVLLPHTSQGKDYSPRVAVKANAGIVADVVGFSVDGGKVVAKKPIYSGKAYANFKVNSPIQIFTVRPNSQEITQKAGAGAVEAASPAAGDAKVKIVSTDLSGGSKVQLTEASIIVSGGRGIKGPENWPILQELADTLGAALGASRAAVDAGWISHSHQVGQTGKTVSPNCYIACGISGAIQHLAGMGSSKYIVAINKDGDAPIFKVATYGIVGDLFEVVPAVTAEFKKVLG, encoded by the coding sequence GTGAGCAACGTATTAATTGTTGGCGAATTAAAAGACGGAGAACTCAAAAAGATCTCCAGAGAAATCACTTCAGCAGGAAGAAAGATCGCTGATTCTATCGGCGGAAAAGTTGTGGCTCTTCTGATCGGAAGCGGAGTTGAAAAACACGCTCCTGAATTGGCGGCGGTCGGAGCGGATACCATCATCACCGTAAACTCGGGAGAATACAACGCAGAGACGTATTCCAATCTGGTTGCGGAAGTGATCAAAGCGCAAAACCCTGCGGTGGTTCTTTTACCACACACTTCACAAGGAAAAGACTATTCTCCTCGTGTTGCGGTAAAAGCAAACGCGGGGATCGTAGCGGACGTAGTTGGATTCTCCGTTGACGGTGGAAAGGTTGTGGCAAAAAAACCGATCTACTCCGGAAAAGCCTACGCAAATTTCAAAGTAAACAGCCCGATCCAAATTTTTACGGTTCGTCCGAACTCTCAAGAAATCACTCAAAAAGCGGGAGCGGGGGCTGTCGAAGCGGCTTCTCCGGCGGCAGGCGATGCAAAAGTAAAAATCGTTTCTACTGACCTGAGCGGTGGATCCAAGGTTCAATTGACTGAGGCTTCGATCATCGTATCCGGTGGTCGTGGAATCAAAGGACCTGAAAACTGGCCTATCTTGCAAGAACTTGCAGACACTCTCGGAGCGGCTCTCGGAGCATCTCGCGCAGCAGTGGATGCAGGCTGGATTTCTCACTCTCACCAAGTGGGACAAACCGGTAAAACCGTTTCTCCAAATTGCTACATCGCATGCGGAATTTCCGGCGCGATCCAGCATTTAGCGGGAATGGGATCTTCCAAATACATCGTCGCAATCAACAAAGACGGAGACGCTCCGATTTTTAAAGTTGCTACGTATGGTATCGTAGGAGACCTTTTCGAAGTAGTTCCTGCGGTGACGGCTGAATTCAAAAAAGTACTTGGATAA
- a CDS encoding electron transfer flavoprotein beta subunit/FixA family protein — MKIIVLVKQVPDTETSIKVGDKSINETGIKWIISPYDEFAIEEGIRLREKHGGEVIAVSLGPDRVVEALRTAYAMGADRAVHIKVDNYVPFDTNNTAELIASFAKAENADVIIGGRQSIDTDSSQVVVQVAELLSIPHVAFAVNLEINGTAVKATKEVEGGTQTIETSTPVALTAQKGLNEPRYPSLKGIMTAKKKPVETKSTADLGSPVSKIEVVGLEPPPPRIPGRKLEAADANAFAAQLVKALREEAKVI; from the coding sequence ATGAAAATCATCGTATTAGTGAAACAGGTACCTGACACCGAAACCAGTATTAAAGTAGGAGATAAATCCATCAACGAAACCGGAATCAAATGGATTATCTCTCCCTATGATGAATTTGCTATCGAGGAAGGGATCAGACTGCGTGAAAAACACGGTGGCGAAGTAATCGCTGTTTCCCTCGGACCGGATCGAGTTGTAGAAGCTCTTAGAACCGCTTATGCTATGGGTGCGGATCGCGCAGTTCATATCAAAGTTGATAACTACGTTCCTTTTGACACCAACAACACCGCGGAGCTGATCGCGAGTTTTGCGAAAGCTGAAAACGCGGACGTAATCATCGGCGGAAGACAGTCCATCGATACGGATTCTTCTCAAGTTGTAGTACAAGTTGCCGAACTTCTTTCCATTCCTCACGTTGCATTTGCGGTCAATCTAGAAATTAACGGAACTGCGGTAAAAGCTACGAAAGAAGTGGAAGGTGGAACACAAACCATCGAAACCTCCACACCTGTCGCTCTTACGGCTCAAAAAGGACTCAACGAACCTCGTTATCCATCTCTCAAAGGAATCATGACCGCGAAAAAGAAACCGGTGGAAACAAAATCCACTGCGGATCTCGGAAGCCCTGTGAGCAAAATCGAAGTTGTAGGACTAGAACCTCCTCCACCGCGAATTCCGGGAAGAAAACTCGAAGCGGCAGACGCAAACGCTTTTGCAGCTCAACTCGTAAAAGCTCTTAGAGAAGAAGCTAAGGTTATATAA
- a CDS encoding acyl-CoA dehydrogenase family protein: MRALLEKPNDLYNPTENHLALRENVAKFARENMDLQAKENDEHETFNLPLFRRIGSELGLFGVTVPESDGGMGMDAVAAVIIHEELSAYDPGFMLSYLAHEVLFVNNFYHSSSPAQRAKYLSKVISGEWIGGMGMTEPGAGTDVLGLRTIATKKGDKYFLNGSKQYITNGNTGSVFLIYAKLDKNSKKMTSFIVESSFPGFSVGKKEEKMGMRSSPTTQLIFEDCEVPAENLVGQEDGALVHMMRNLEIERITLAAQSLGIAKRCVDIMADYTIRHREAFGKKLADFGQIQRLLAESYAEYQAARALVYQVASGINPESRNSLGAASAKLVATQMAERVSRNAIQALGGYGYCREYPVERLHRDSILLSIGGGTNEAMQKNIVADLKKIYEGIA; this comes from the coding sequence ATGAGAGCATTGCTTGAAAAACCGAATGATTTATACAACCCGACGGAGAACCATCTTGCGCTTCGGGAGAATGTTGCCAAATTTGCAAGAGAGAATATGGACTTGCAAGCGAAGGAGAACGACGAACACGAAACCTTTAACCTTCCGCTTTTTCGAAGAATCGGCTCGGAGCTCGGACTTTTCGGAGTCACTGTTCCCGAGTCAGACGGAGGAATGGGGATGGACGCGGTGGCTGCAGTCATCATTCACGAAGAGCTGTCCGCTTATGATCCCGGATTTATGCTTTCGTATCTTGCACACGAAGTCTTATTCGTAAACAATTTCTATCACAGTTCGAGTCCGGCACAAAGAGCGAAATATCTTTCTAAAGTGATTTCGGGGGAATGGATCGGCGGGATGGGAATGACCGAACCGGGGGCGGGAACCGATGTTTTGGGACTCAGAACGATCGCCACTAAAAAAGGTGATAAATATTTCTTAAACGGTTCCAAACAATACATCACCAATGGAAACACGGGAAGCGTTTTTTTGATCTATGCAAAGCTGGATAAAAACTCGAAGAAGATGACTTCGTTTATCGTAGAGAGTTCGTTTCCGGGATTTAGCGTTGGAAAAAAAGAAGAGAAGATGGGGATGCGTTCCTCTCCGACCACACAACTTATATTCGAAGATTGTGAAGTTCCCGCGGAGAATCTTGTGGGTCAGGAAGACGGCGCTCTCGTTCACATGATGAGAAATCTCGAAATCGAAAGAATCACTCTCGCCGCTCAATCCTTGGGAATCGCAAAACGTTGTGTGGATATCATGGCGGATTATACGATTCGTCATCGAGAAGCGTTTGGTAAAAAGCTCGCGGATTTCGGACAGATCCAAAGACTCTTGGCGGAATCCTACGCGGAATATCAAGCGGCCCGCGCTCTTGTGTATCAGGTTGCGAGTGGAATCAATCCGGAAAGCAGAAATTCTCTCGGTGCGGCTTCCGCCAAATTGGTGGCGACTCAAATGGCAGAACGAGTGTCTCGGAATGCGATCCAAGCCTTGGGCGGATACGGATATTGCAGAGAATATCCTGTGGAAAGGCTTCATAGAGATTCGATTCTTCTTTCGATCGGTGGCGGAACCAACGAAGCGATGCAGAAGAATATCGTCGCCGACTTGAAAAAAATCTACGAGGGAATTGCCTGA
- a CDS encoding O-methyltransferase translates to MSRKNIQLTEKLEEYIFQKSVREPELFRKLREETARLAQANMQISPEEGQFLNILTKLTRAEKILEIGTFTGYSSLCFASALPENGRLICCDISTEWTNIAKRYWKEAGLEKKIDLKIGSAFETLQLLLDSKSDLEWAPGWSFGFASIDLVFLDADKENYPNYYPLILKLLKPGGLLIADNVLWDGSVVDVSHQEPSTVGIRTLNETIYNDPSVDVSMIPIADGVSLVRKK, encoded by the coding sequence CTGAGTCGAAAGAACATCCAGCTCACTGAAAAACTGGAAGAGTATATCTTCCAGAAGAGCGTTCGGGAGCCTGAACTTTTTCGAAAACTCAGAGAAGAGACTGCAAGGTTGGCTCAGGCCAACATGCAGATCAGTCCTGAAGAAGGACAATTTCTAAACATTCTTACCAAACTCACAAGAGCGGAGAAAATCCTGGAGATCGGAACCTTTACCGGATATTCTTCGCTTTGTTTTGCATCCGCATTGCCTGAAAACGGAAGATTGATTTGCTGCGATATCAGCACGGAATGGACAAACATAGCAAAAAGATATTGGAAGGAAGCCGGTCTCGAAAAAAAGATCGATTTGAAAATCGGATCCGCATTCGAAACCTTGCAATTGCTTTTGGATTCGAAATCCGATTTGGAATGGGCGCCGGGATGGAGTTTCGGATTTGCTTCTATCGATTTGGTTTTTCTCGACGCCGACAAGGAAAATTATCCCAACTACTATCCTCTGATTCTAAAATTACTCAAACCGGGCGGTCTTTTGATCGCAGACAACGTTCTTTGGGACGGAAGTGTGGTCGATGTTTCGCATCAAGAACCTTCCACCGTCGGGATTCGAACACTGAACGAGACGATCTATAACGATCCTTCGGTCGATGTCAGTATGATCCCGATAGCGGACGGAGTTTCTTTGGTGCGTAAGAAATAA
- a CDS encoding SH3 domain-containing protein encodes MHKNKFPSLIRLSIALIFFLFLYTCASVPIGFGVVLQKDIKVYSKPTLKSEIAFSLDQSSPYDVLAADLQDKDSVSKLLWFKIHQKDKVGFISKEEESIKNNVLNFLPVTGDKFGLVTATQLLLRETPSTGGKILGRLATRDIVELIEEHSKKVTIDEMQGTWAKIKTKDGKIGFAFTAYLMRGVSPDVLSKTETIELRQTGWAILKKDPSKIFTFSKGKLIPSSEIPYELKKDAEVYFTNKLVTTQGKVYFYISGEKAPNEYDYDHSDDETKIVYSGYLPSDILKTYSTHSKLYLSNHQPSLNRNFLETIDKALDGNADLATVRETEHFFGKKKVYHVEVDRKSIYVDDEYPHTRNLLILKEGNSYTNLHVGIGNIEFTDLDGDGIDEVMVTETSGRSGDISQILYQFNGYGFNSLLAFSGYNGECGHITYSGSSIFRNSTNCSKESKEKIKIFEYVLKKGKLVPVR; translated from the coding sequence ATGCACAAAAATAAATTTCCTTCTCTTATTCGTTTATCAATCGCTCTGATTTTTTTTCTTTTTCTCTATACCTGTGCCAGCGTGCCCATCGGTTTTGGAGTCGTTCTTCAAAAGGACATTAAAGTATATTCTAAACCGACCTTAAAAAGCGAAATCGCCTTCTCCTTGGATCAATCCTCGCCGTATGACGTTCTTGCTGCGGATCTTCAAGATAAGGATTCCGTCAGCAAACTGCTTTGGTTTAAAATTCATCAAAAGGACAAAGTGGGATTTATTTCCAAAGAAGAGGAAAGCATCAAAAATAACGTTCTGAACTTTCTTCCAGTAACCGGAGATAAATTCGGATTAGTGACCGCAACCCAGTTATTATTGAGAGAAACTCCGAGCACAGGCGGTAAAATTTTAGGACGATTGGCGACCAGAGACATCGTCGAACTCATCGAAGAACATTCCAAAAAAGTAACAATCGATGAGATGCAGGGAACCTGGGCGAAGATCAAAACAAAAGACGGCAAGATCGGATTCGCATTTACCGCTTATCTGATGAGAGGAGTCAGTCCCGATGTTTTGTCGAAAACGGAAACGATCGAACTGCGTCAGACTGGATGGGCGATCCTAAAAAAGGATCCGAGCAAAATATTTACGTTTTCCAAGGGAAAACTGATTCCAAGTTCGGAAATCCCGTATGAATTGAAGAAGGATGCAGAAGTTTATTTCACAAACAAGCTGGTCACGACTCAGGGAAAAGTTTATTTCTACATATCCGGAGAAAAAGCGCCCAATGAATACGATTACGATCATTCCGACGACGAAACCAAAATCGTATATTCCGGATATCTTCCTTCCGACATTCTCAAAACCTATTCGACTCATTCCAAGTTATACCTATCCAATCATCAACCGAGTTTAAATCGGAATTTTTTAGAAACGATAGACAAGGCTCTCGATGGAAATGCGGACTTGGCAACCGTGCGAGAAACGGAACATTTCTTCGGTAAAAAAAAGGTGTATCACGTGGAAGTTGATCGTAAAAGCATATATGTCGACGATGAATACCCGCATACAAGAAACCTTTTGATTCTCAAAGAAGGAAATTCCTATACGAATCTGCACGTCGGCATCGGCAATATCGAGTTTACGGATTTGGACGGAGACGGAATCGACGAAGTAATGGTGACCGAAACTTCCGGAAGATCCGGCGATATCAGCCAAATTTTATATCAATTCAACGGATACGGATTTAATTCCCTGCTCGCTTTTTCTGGTTATAACGGAGAATGCGGTCATATTACCTACAGCGGCTCCAGCATTTTCAGGAACTCGACGAACTGTTCCAAAGAATCGAAGGAAAAAATTAAAATTTTCGAATATGTTTTGAAAAAAGGAAAACTCGTTCCGGTCCGATAA
- a CDS encoding multiheme c-type cytochrome, which yields MKFDKGIHPVSFHPDSDPIRDRESLKLLDSAADCKPCHKSVYENWSRSRHKVAHTNEIYRSSFSQEPMQWCENCHSPLRSSLDQTLFKSEEGISCNVCHVREGKILSSEGPKPSQKSYHEYIVIDSFGTGELCASCHQFNFPTWGSLADRDSPIEYSNLNMQGTADEWRHSGFANESNCIDCHLAPATKNTHSFRGGHSIPELRKSLEVEAEYVGPRTIAVRVVSIGIGHSYPTGDLFRALRLKVYSESGKFREEFTLRKLYRNATKEEKKRSSPPRVLEADTRIPPPSENKSTAQKEFFLDVPDRPRKLKLELWIDYLNDVEKIFSHLKRTETLKKISSEWIQIKGRENFTERDAG from the coding sequence TTGAAATTCGACAAAGGGATTCATCCGGTTTCTTTTCACCCCGACTCGGATCCGATCCGGGATCGAGAATCCCTAAAGTTGTTGGATTCTGCCGCGGATTGTAAACCCTGCCACAAGTCGGTTTACGAGAATTGGAGCCGCTCTCGTCATAAAGTCGCTCATACGAACGAAATTTATAGAAGCAGCTTTTCCCAAGAACCGATGCAGTGGTGTGAAAACTGTCATTCTCCCTTGCGTTCGAGTTTGGATCAAACTCTGTTCAAATCGGAAGAGGGTATTTCGTGTAACGTTTGTCATGTGCGAGAAGGAAAAATTCTTTCCAGCGAAGGTCCGAAACCTTCGCAAAAAAGTTATCACGAATATATCGTAATTGATTCGTTTGGAACAGGCGAGCTTTGTGCTTCTTGTCATCAATTTAACTTTCCGACTTGGGGCTCTCTTGCAGATCGTGATTCTCCAATTGAATATTCCAATTTAAACATGCAGGGCACCGCGGACGAATGGCGTCATTCCGGATTTGCGAACGAATCAAATTGTATCGATTGTCATCTTGCGCCTGCGACTAAAAATACGCATTCGTTCCGCGGAGGACATTCCATCCCCGAGTTAAGAAAAAGTCTGGAAGTCGAGGCGGAATACGTAGGTCCCAGAACGATAGCGGTTCGAGTCGTATCGATAGGGATCGGTCATTCATACCCCACCGGGGATCTTTTTCGGGCGCTCCGGCTGAAAGTATATTCAGAATCTGGAAAGTTTAGGGAAGAATTCACGCTCAGAAAGTTATATAGAAATGCGACCAAGGAGGAGAAAAAAAGATCCTCTCCACCTCGGGTTTTAGAAGCGGATACAAGAATTCCACCGCCTTCCGAAAATAAAAGCACGGCCCAGAAAGAATTCTTTTTGGACGTTCCCGATCGTCCCCGAAAACTCAAACTGGAATTGTGGATCGATTATCTGAATGACGTGGAGAAGATATTCTCCCATTTAAAACGTACGGAAACTCTAAAGAAAATTTCGAGTGAATGGATCCAAATTAAAGGAAGAGAGAATTTCACCGAAAGGGACGCAGGTTAA
- a CDS encoding LptF/LptG family permease translates to MSAIQFNPGGFRFFFQKWKKEFFPPKLLDKYLFREFFKIFIGTVILLTGIMLLSLINDNMRNFTTTKAPRYHVALFLVYSLPRIISTTVVSMSLMFSICFTVGQFSVNKELVSMMAAGVSFFRIVAPLILFGILMWIVMLLGTELIVRPVNKLAKIEHDLLTEGMGTLANSVYQFHVKGKEGFYYLYFYDPDKDEINGGFNYIRLRPDGSPETVISSLKAKYNYETKIWKMKRVEEWHFDNDLKLSSQESFLEKDYELPEDPNYFKIPTGSVEEMNLFQLREEEKRRIQKGLSYGDVLTEKHSVFALPMMTIIVTLIGTIAGYFTKKTAGVASLGITIGIVLIYYIFNSAGKSLGENGVIPPSVGVWATPGLFMGLCFWMFRRMNL, encoded by the coding sequence ATGTCCGCAATTCAATTCAATCCCGGTGGATTTCGATTTTTCTTTCAAAAGTGGAAGAAAGAATTCTTCCCGCCCAAACTCCTGGACAAATATTTATTCAGAGAATTTTTCAAAATTTTCATAGGAACCGTAATTCTCCTCACCGGAATCATGCTTCTCTCCCTGATCAACGATAACATGAGAAACTTTACGACCACAAAGGCTCCTCGGTATCACGTAGCCTTGTTTTTAGTTTACAGTCTTCCCAGAATCATTTCGACCACTGTAGTATCCATGTCCTTAATGTTTTCCATCTGTTTTACCGTGGGACAGTTTTCGGTGAATAAAGAACTCGTTTCGATGATGGCGGCCGGGGTTTCGTTTTTTAGAATCGTGGCGCCCTTGATTCTATTTGGAATTTTGATGTGGATCGTGATGCTCTTGGGAACCGAGCTCATCGTAAGACCGGTCAACAAACTTGCAAAGATAGAACACGATCTATTGACAGAGGGAATGGGCACTCTCGCAAACAGCGTCTATCAGTTTCACGTAAAAGGAAAGGAAGGATTTTACTATTTGTATTTTTACGATCCGGACAAGGACGAGATCAACGGAGGATTCAATTATATCCGACTGCGACCCGACGGATCCCCGGAAACGGTCATCTCTTCCTTAAAGGCAAAATACAATTACGAGACCAAGATCTGGAAAATGAAACGAGTGGAAGAATGGCATTTCGATAACGATCTCAAACTTTCTTCTCAAGAATCCTTTTTAGAAAAGGATTACGAACTCCCCGAAGATCCAAACTACTTCAAGATTCCCACAGGCTCGGTGGAAGAAATGAATCTGTTTCAACTTCGAGAAGAGGAAAAAAGAAGAATTCAAAAAGGTCTTTCTTACGGAGACGTGCTCACTGAAAAACATTCCGTCTTTGCATTGCCGATGATGACGATCATCGTGACCTTGATCGGAACGATCGCAGGCTATTTTACAAAAAAGACCGCGGGGGTAGCGTCTCTCGGGATCACGATCGGCATCGTTTTGATCTATTATATCTTCAATTCCGCGGGCAAATCCTTGGGAGAGAATGGCGTCATTCCGCCATCTGTGGGCGTTTGGGCCACACCGGGTTTGTTTATGGGGCTTTGTTTTTGGATGTTTCGTCGCATGAATCTCTGA
- a CDS encoding M48 family metallopeptidase, translating to MDPLFSAHPTDILSDLTGLNHAHKRSLWLTVLGLVLFVLVYFALSSWFAWASYSLIRYGFTESGTGLYSWIAGIGSGLIALFMIKALFFVKKGSMREEYEITPEDQPQLFQFLYQLADETKAPRPHRVFLSPQVNACVFYDLSMLNFFFPSKKNLEIGLALVNILSISELKAVLAHEFGHFAQRSMAVGNWVYIAQQIAAHLIGRRDALDDFLRSVSRFDFRVAWIGWLLRIIIWSLRSAMESFFNLVVLAQRALSREMEFQADLVAVSVTGSDALIHALHKLQAADEAWETTQGFIVDQIRLGKAAKDIFPIHSKIIDHSRKLWNNPHYGKVPELPSQNPERHRIFTSEIAQPPRMWATHPYNHEREANAKKIYMPGLLDDRSSWMVFDDAESLREKFTDRILSAFKVEFSRDPEILSSVDQYYESEYLNSRYKGVYLGRSFVRNASSPNEFYQYEVNSVTEDLESLYPQSLSEQLEKLRSLEKERNLLTALKDGFYTPPDGIIRFRGTELKKRELASVIETLNKDCEAAQALIFEHDRKCRSVHHKAAEQIGSGWPEYLRGLLEVLHYSEHSRANIEDSRALLNNVYSVVTADRHVSARELTRLVAAGNQVYNAIASVHEHKKNIILDSELLAHLELKDWESGFSEFKFTPATEDNMQKWLEVVDSWVDEAIGILYALKQASLEKLLIAETKVAEKIRKPKSTLDPAPPASKAVSEYPTLVPGKERQLQKRLDLWDRFQTADGLVPGLLRFAVATGILSGALYLTSFAVFR from the coding sequence ATGGATCCTTTATTCTCGGCTCATCCAACGGATATTCTCTCCGATCTTACGGGATTGAATCATGCTCACAAACGGAGTCTATGGCTGACCGTTTTGGGACTCGTCCTCTTCGTCCTCGTATATTTCGCCTTAAGCTCCTGGTTCGCTTGGGCCTCGTATTCTTTGATCCGATACGGATTTACGGAATCGGGAACCGGACTTTATTCTTGGATCGCGGGCATCGGCTCGGGCTTGATCGCTCTGTTTATGATCAAGGCTTTGTTCTTTGTAAAAAAAGGAAGTATGAGAGAAGAATATGAAATCACACCGGAAGACCAGCCTCAGTTGTTTCAGTTTTTATATCAGTTAGCGGATGAAACAAAAGCTCCGAGACCACATCGCGTATTTCTCTCTCCGCAGGTAAACGCCTGCGTTTTTTACGATTTATCCATGCTCAACTTTTTCTTTCCTTCCAAGAAGAATTTGGAGATCGGACTCGCATTGGTGAATATTTTGAGCATCAGCGAACTGAAGGCCGTTTTGGCGCACGAGTTCGGACATTTCGCACAACGCAGCATGGCCGTCGGAAACTGGGTTTATATCGCGCAGCAGATTGCGGCGCATCTCATCGGTCGAAGGGACGCATTGGATGATTTTCTGCGTTCGGTTTCGCGTTTCGATTTTCGAGTCGCTTGGATCGGTTGGTTGTTGCGGATAATAATATGGTCTTTGCGATCGGCGATGGAATCTTTTTTCAATTTGGTGGTCCTCGCACAAAGAGCGCTTTCTCGCGAGATGGAATTTCAGGCGGACTTAGTTGCGGTTTCCGTTACTGGCAGCGACGCTCTGATTCACGCATTGCATAAATTGCAAGCTGCGGATGAAGCTTGGGAAACCACACAAGGATTTATCGTCGATCAGATCCGATTGGGCAAAGCCGCAAAAGATATTTTTCCCATTCATTCCAAGATCATCGATCATTCTCGCAAACTCTGGAACAATCCGCATTACGGAAAAGTTCCCGAACTCCCCTCTCAGAATCCGGAAAGACATCGTATCTTTACTTCCGAAATCGCACAACCTCCGCGCATGTGGGCCACCCATCCTTACAATCATGAAAGAGAAGCGAACGCGAAAAAAATATATATGCCGGGATTATTGGATGATCGAAGCAGCTGGATGGTCTTCGACGACGCGGAATCTCTCAGAGAAAAATTCACCGATCGCATTCTTTCAGCCTTCAAAGTGGAATTCAGTCGCGATCCGGAGATACTTTCTTCCGTGGATCAATATTACGAAAGTGAATATCTGAACAGCCGTTATAAAGGCGTTTATTTGGGTCGATCCTTTGTGCGTAATGCGTCATCTCCGAACGAATTCTATCAATACGAAGTGAATTCGGTTACGGAGGATCTCGAAAGTCTTTATCCGCAAAGTTTATCCGAACAATTGGAAAAACTCCGCTCCCTGGAAAAAGAACGGAACTTACTGACCGCTTTGAAAGACGGGTTTTATACTCCTCCGGACGGAATCATTCGTTTTCGAGGAACCGAATTGAAAAAACGGGAACTTGCCTCAGTGATCGAAACCTTGAACAAGGATTGTGAAGCGGCACAGGCTCTCATCTTCGAACACGATCGGAAATGTCGCTCGGTTCATCACAAAGCCGCGGAACAGATCGGCTCCGGTTGGCCGGAATACTTGCGGGGATTGTTGGAAGTCCTGCATTACTCGGAGCATTCCCGGGCCAATATCGAAGACAGCAGAGCCTTATTGAACAACGTATATTCCGTGGTCACCGCCGATCGTCACGTTAGCGCTCGAGAGCTGACTCGTCTTGTCGCCGCGGGAAATCAAGTTTACAACGCAATCGCTTCCGTGCATGAACATAAGAAAAATATAATATTAGACTCCGAACTTTTGGCGCATCTGGAACTGAAAGATTGGGAATCCGGTTTCAGCGAATTCAAGTTCACTCCGGCCACGGAAGATAATATGCAGAAATGGCTCGAAGTCGTGGACTCTTGGGTCGACGAAGCGATCGGAATTCTATACGCTCTCAAACAAGCAAGTCTCGAAAAATTATTGATCGCGGAGACCAAGGTCGCTGAAAAAATCCGTAAACCAAAATCCACATTGGATCCAGCTCCGCCGGCGTCGAAAGCCGTTTCAGAATATCCGACCTTGGTTCCGGGAAAGGAACGTCAGTTGCAGAAACGTCTGGATTTATGGGATCGGTTTCAGACCGCCGACGGTCTCGTTCCCGGTCTTTTAAGATTTGCTGTAGCAACGGGCATTTTGAGCGGAGCTTTGTACCTGACTAGTTTTGCGGTTTTTCGTTAA
- a CDS encoding HEAT repeat domain-containing protein, with amino-acid sequence MKFRSLLIFAFVVSFTSGALLAEKSTDEHIRSLASGSDSEKYESAVALGKGKEKSAIPELINLLNRNNEPKIASAAAIALGRIAESGDATIALKNKIISSENGDIVYASLASLLNITTKNEKLEDSTKEAFEYADKSRRSDEYVSDFLDLIKKKLKL; translated from the coding sequence ATGAAATTTCGTTCTCTTTTAATTTTTGCGTTTGTTGTTTCTTTTACTTCCGGAGCTCTTCTCGCGGAAAAATCCACGGATGAACATATCCGTTCTCTTGCTTCCGGTTCCGATTCTGAAAAATACGAATCTGCGGTCGCTCTTGGAAAGGGAAAGGAAAAGTCGGCGATTCCCGAACTGATCAATCTTCTCAATCGCAATAACGAACCTAAAATCGCTTCCGCAGCCGCGATCGCTCTTGGTAGAATTGCAGAGTCCGGAGACGCGACCATCGCTTTGAAAAACAAAATCATTTCTTCCGAAAACGGAGATATCGTTTACGCTTCTTTGGCTTCGCTTCTTAACATCACCACGAAGAATGAAAAGTTGGAAGATTCCACAAAAGAAGCGTTTGAATACGCGGATAAGAGTCGAAGAAGCGACGAGTATGTTTCGGACTTTCTCGATCTGATCAAAAAGAAACTCAAGCTCTAA